A DNA window from Citrobacter tructae contains the following coding sequences:
- the hfq gene encoding RNA chaperone Hfq, whose product MAKGQSLQDPFLNALRRERVPVSIYLVNGIKLQGQIESFDQFVILLKNTVSQMVYKHAISTVVPSRPVSHHSNNATGGTGSSNYHHGSSAQGSSAQQDSEETE is encoded by the coding sequence ATGGCTAAGGGGCAATCTTTACAAGATCCGTTCCTGAACGCACTGCGTCGGGAACGTGTTCCAGTTTCTATTTATTTGGTGAATGGTATTAAGCTGCAAGGTCAAATCGAGTCTTTTGATCAGTTCGTGATCCTGTTGAAAAACACGGTCAGCCAGATGGTTTATAAGCACGCGATTTCTACTGTTGTCCCGTCTCGTCCGGTATCTCATCACAGCAATAATGCCACCGGCGGCACTGGTAGCAGTAACTACCATCACGGTAGCAGCGCGCAGGGTTCTTCTGCGCAACAGGACAGCGAAGAAACCGAATAA
- the hflX gene encoding ribosome rescue GTPase HflX yields the protein MFDRYDAGEQAVLVHIYFSQDKDMEDLQEFESLVSSAGVEAMQVITGSRKAPHPKFFVGEGKAIEIAEAVKATGAAVVIFDHALSPAQERNLEQLCQCLVIDRTGLILDIFAQRARTHEGKLQVELAQLRHMATRLVRGWTHLERQKGGIGLRGPGETQLETDRRLLRNRILQIQSRLQKVEKQREQGRQSRKKADVPTVSLVGYTNAGKSTLFNQITEARVYAADQLFATLDPTLRRIDVADVGETVLADTVGFIRHLPHDLVAAFKATLQETRQATLLLHVIDAADFRVLENIEAVDTVLEEIDAHEIPTLLVMNKIDMLDDFEPRIDRDEENKPIRVWVSAQTGIGIPQLFQALTERLSGEVAQHTLRLPPQEGRLRSRFYQLQAIEKEWMEEDGSVGLQVRMPIVDWRRLCKQEPALEDYVV from the coding sequence TTGTTTGACCGTTATGATGCCGGTGAGCAGGCGGTACTGGTACACATCTATTTTTCGCAAGACAAAGATATGGAAGACCTCCAGGAGTTTGAATCTCTGGTTTCTTCCGCCGGTGTCGAAGCAATGCAGGTGATTACCGGGAGCCGTAAAGCACCGCACCCGAAGTTTTTTGTTGGTGAAGGTAAGGCAATCGAAATTGCGGAAGCCGTAAAAGCGACTGGCGCTGCGGTGGTGATTTTTGATCATGCTTTGAGCCCTGCCCAGGAACGTAACCTGGAACAGTTATGTCAGTGTCTTGTTATCGACAGGACCGGTCTGATTTTAGATATTTTTGCCCAGCGTGCGCGTACCCATGAGGGTAAGTTGCAGGTTGAGCTGGCGCAGTTGCGCCATATGGCTACGCGTCTGGTCCGTGGCTGGACCCACCTTGAAAGGCAAAAGGGCGGGATTGGTTTGCGCGGTCCGGGTGAAACCCAGCTCGAAACCGACCGTCGTTTGCTGCGTAATCGTATTTTGCAGATCCAGTCGCGCCTGCAAAAAGTTGAAAAGCAACGTGAGCAGGGGCGGCAGTCGCGCAAGAAAGCGGATGTTCCAACCGTCTCACTGGTGGGATATACCAACGCCGGAAAATCCACCCTGTTCAACCAGATAACCGAAGCCCGGGTTTATGCAGCGGATCAACTTTTTGCGACCCTGGATCCGACGTTACGGCGTATTGACGTAGCGGACGTCGGCGAAACCGTGTTGGCGGATACCGTAGGGTTTATCCGTCATTTGCCGCACGACCTGGTGGCGGCGTTTAAAGCCACTTTGCAGGAGACTCGTCAGGCGACATTGCTGCTGCACGTTATTGATGCGGCAGATTTTCGTGTGCTGGAAAACATTGAGGCCGTCGACACGGTTCTCGAAGAGATCGACGCGCACGAGATCCCGACCCTGCTGGTGATGAATAAAATCGATATGCTGGACGACTTTGAGCCGCGTATCGACAGAGATGAAGAAAATAAACCAATCCGCGTTTGGGTTTCAGCACAAACCGGTATTGGCATACCACAGCTTTTTCAGGCTTTAACAGAGCGTCTTTCTGGTGAGGTTGCGCAGCATACGTTGCGTTTGCCGCCGCAGGAAGGGCGTCTGAGAAGCCGGTTTTACCAACTTCAGGCAATAGAGAAAGAGTGGATGGAGGAGGACGGCAGCGTAGGTCTGCAAGTTCGCATGCCAATCGTTGACTGGCGTCGCCTCTGTAAACAAGAACCGGCACTGGAAGACTATGTTGTCTGA